In the genome of Fusarium poae strain DAOMC 252244 chromosome 1, whole genome shotgun sequence, the window GCTTTGAACTGCGCCACGACCTGTCAATCAGAAACCCCCTTGCGCCAAGATTCAGGTTTGCCATTGTCTTCGCGTACTAAGTCTTGCCCCCAAGCGTTTCGCCATTTCTTACGTGGATGGGTATCCATAAATGACCTAACGTCTTTCTTTCAATAAACTCTGCTTCATTCCATTAAAACTTGTCGGAATAGATTATACAATACATCCATCATACTGTACCGTCTGTATGAGGTACCTATTGCAGTGTTCGCATAGCTGAAAACAGTTGACCCCGCATCAAAGTGGAGACCAAAGACTTAATAAATGGCTTTTGTCTTTTATTCCGACCGCCACAGGATCCTTAAATATAACGGTAAATGCAGGGTCAGATAAAGTGATGATACCACGAGAATACCAGTACGCACGAGGAAAGTCTAAACGTTGCGGAAACAATGCCTAAACTAAAGTTTTGGTCATGCTAGGCCTGTGAGTCGATTGCGCTAATGTATGATATGAACAATGCGAGTTGCTGTAGATAGGTGCAAGATGTAACCACAGACTACTCCATACTAATTAGCCATTTGGACACGAGAAGATCAGTCAGAGTGTCAATTTTCTCGCCTCGACtactttaatctttaaattgTTGGGAGATAAAGTTGTAGATCCCTCTTCGTTAAAATTAGCCCCTGCCATCCTCACTGGACACCGAAGCGCTTCAATCTCGAGACTGCGTTGCCTACTATCTACGGAGGCATCAATTATCTTGAGAAACACACGAATGTCCTTTAACAGACTACCCGACTAGGCATCCAATAGAATCATGGCAAATACATCAAGATGGCCGGGGTCTCATGTCACGAGGGGTAATGAATGCCCCAAGAGACCAATGCCGAGCCATCACGGTCCGTCCCTTGTTGACTGCGGCTGAACTCCCTACATATCTCATCCTGGCATCGTCTCAATCTCTCTTCCGCACCAGATTGCTAACGTTTTCTTGGCATGTATGTATGGAGCATGGTCTAATACCTGTCACACAGACATGTAAGTAGCCTTGCTCCTAGTCTCTTGTCTCGCAGAGTGAACTCGTCGTTAGCAGTCAACAATTTCGATAGACGATGTTGATGCTATTCAAGAAAACACAATAAAGATGCGCGATCCTGTCAAGAATTCGGCTCTGATATGGACTTTAGTACAGACCCGATTGCCGTGTCTGAGTGACTCAGATACCTCCTCTCACCTAGACACCTTGCAGATGGCGGTTTCATATCCCATCGTGACCCTTCCAATACCCGCCAACACCATTCAGCTCATGCAGCTCATCACccaataaatactttatcttTGAAAAGAAACCAATGAGAACCTTTTACCCCTGGCATTGATATCAAACTATATGCTCTGGCGGGTATGGCTTCAATGCCGATCCTCGACTTACACCTCAAATTGGCTAGGCTCATAGTGAAAGCCAAGACTGTACAGAGTAGAAGAGCATGGGATACGGTGTAGTCAAGTATGTGCCGCAAGACGGGCTTCTTGAAGTGAGTCTACTGAACTCATATAGTGGCGGTTCCCAGTTTGTCGTTTGGTGGTTTGCTTCTGTCTCCTAGTTCTTCAGCTCTTAGTCCCAGAACCACTACGACTCCTTGTAGGAGACTCAACACCAGCAACCATGGTTCGCCTTCTCCCATTCCTCCTTGCCTCCCTTCCTCTTGCCCTATCAGCCGACTTTGAGAGTGTCACCATCAGTTCCAACCTCGACAACATTGGCCACACATGTATCAGCAAATGTCTCTACTATACAGTCCTCAGCGACATGGGCAGGGCCATGGGCTGCGATGACCCCTATGACAACAACTGCTATTGCGCTACGGCATCGGCATCGGCGTCTCAGGCCGATAGATTCATGTCTAAATGTGCCACGTCGCTATGCTCAGCCGGTGATCGTGCCAGAGACTTGACTTCTATGCAGTCGTACTATGCCTCTTACTGCATGGGTGCGGGCTTCACACAGCCAGGTGCCACTGACTGGTATAACCCAGCAGAAGCAACAGAGGAAGCTTCGGAGCCGGCTACTGCAGAGAGCAGCGGTGGTGGGAGTGATGCGAGGCCCAGTCGGACAGCCGACTCTGGCATTGATGCAACTTCGACTCGCATGACTGTCGTTACGCAGACGGCAGAGGACGGTGCTGTCAGGACGCAGGGTAAGTTCCTGCTACTCATGGTGACGGTGcctttgctgctgcttcaGGTACTGTTCCTGTGCTTCTGTTAATACGAATACGTTGTTAACACATCTCTACTAGTAATTGTTGAAGCGACCTCGACGTACTGGGTAGACAAGGACGGATCTCCAGCATCAGCCaagaatgatgatgatggcggtTCTGCTATTAAGATTGGTGTCGGTGTGGCTGTCCCTGTAGTCGCTCTCATTGCTGCCGCTATCTTTGCATGTTGGTTCATCCGTCGAAGACGACAACGCAGGGCTCAGCTCTCCCACCGTACCGAACCCCTCACCTCTCTCACAACTGGTGGTGGTCCCACCGTTGTCGCCGCCTCTCCGTCTACACCAGAAAGGAGAGATACTCTTCCAAGAAAGCCAGTCGGTGCCTCAACAATCTCTTCTGTTTCTTCATTGTCAAAAACCAACGAACTGTCTGGCACTGGTGTCCAGCGTGAGCTTGCTGGCCGTGAGGTGCACCCCTTCCCCGACATGACGCCCAGTCCTCCTATCCAAGTAGCAGGTCAGCATGAGATGACTGGAGAGGGTTGGCGACCGAACTTGGAGATGGATGGTCGTGATGCGCGAGTGGAAATGTCGGGGGTTGCGAGACCTCCTGAGTTGCCTGGGTACACGAATGCAGCGAATGCTTATACACCGCATGAAAGTATTCAGAGGTGGGAACTGCCCGATAATTCTCGTCAACGATAGAACACGGGTGCCGGATCTTAGTTGAAGTGTTGTTTCCTTTCTTTACAGGTAGTATAGCTTTTATGCCTCGAAGTTGGCCTTCCCACTTAACAGGGAGTTTGTCGAGGGAGTCTTTGGCTAGGTATGAATGGGTTTTTCGGTATTGGATGCATAATTAATGACTTTTAAATAATGTGAATTACGCTACAAAAAAACACCAGAACAAATCTCTTGACTTGTCTGGAATCTCGAGGACTAAAACCACAAGTCTACAATCATGACTCAGCTATTCATTGCTATGTAGCATAGGTTGGTTATCCGATAGATCGTGGCCATGCTAGCAGGGAAATTTCATATTCTCGGACAAATGAACCACCAAACTATGTTGACATGCTGCTTTGCAATGTCTTCTGCCACAACCTTTGAAGGGCAACATGCTACTAAGAAAAGGTTAGCTTCATAAGAGTTACCGTTTgatagcataaactgacctaagGAGATCGTACCTTTCGCCTTCAGCGGCCGACTTTTCCAATATTCTGGGGTCGGTATCAAGGGGAAAGGAGAGAAGGAGGAAATAGGGTTGACAATCGGCGACGTGAAGGTCCTGTCCTTGCTTGTTTTCCTTCCTTATGCCGCAACAtcattcttcatctttttcCACCGCTCAGCAGGATACACCGACAGGCATTTGTTACACTCTCCGCATCCCTTGCAATCCGGGCCCCATTCGCCCGTATAAAGGTTCAGCCCCCAGTCTGCCGGCCTTTCTCCGCAAGAACCAGTTTTGAGGTCAAACCAATCAGGCCTGGCAGGGAAGTTCTTCCAATAACCTCCATCGTCTCTGTTCGTGAGCGTGCAGACGTGCACACCGGCTTCTCGTCCGGCAGCGAGAGTCTTCGGGAAAGCACGCCCTTCCTGTTCCTTTGTGATGGGAAGGCCTCCAATCGCAGCCCTATGCACGCTTTCCACGTTATCGACGTAGATGACTTTGAGATTCTTGTAACCACCTGACTGGATGAGTCGCGCGAGAAGCAAATCCAGGTTTTCACATGGGTGAAGCTCCCAGTAGTAGAGGTCGGGGAACCCCCAGACATAAATTGCTTCCATACTAGGCGGAAAGGTTTGTCGATACTCTTCGGCTTGCAAGATGACCGGAGGCGTGATCTCGTAGCACTCATGTTCGATTTCACTAGCTGCTATACTGAAATGTGTTATGCCCCTAAAAGCCTTGAACTTGCAAGGAAGATGCGGAAAGGTATATTCGCCACCTATTTCTGTGCCGTTGTAAACTATGAATTGCTTTAGCTGCGGTTGTTCGAGTGATAGGTCATCCAAGAGCGAGACAAGCCGATGTTCATGAGGTATAGTCGAGCGTCGTTCCCTGATAACGAGGGTTTCAAGGTCTTTTGGTGCCCTAACAATAGCCGTGTAGAATTGTGGAGGGAGATCGCAGGGACTGTCGATAAAAAGACACTTGACACTTGATGTGCGGACGGGGAAGTCGTACAGGTAGTCAAACTCGAAATCCAAGTCCTCCATTTCATCTATaccttcctcttccatcaTTGCCCATTCTAGTTCTGGGATAGGTTCGCATATGTACAGGTTCTTGAGATTGGGGAGGCGTAACACCTTTTCGATGTCGGAACAGCATATGAACATTCCATCGTCTTCGTCGGGCAATACGCCTACGGAAACGCCAACCGCCATATTTTGCAGCGACTCGAAGCCTGGTGGCCATTTGTCGTGTATGCACCACTCGATCGCCATTGCAATCCAGGAGAGAACTGCGAGACAGTCGTTCGGACGCTTGGCAAATCTGATGCTATGAAGCCGAGGGCACGAGGCGACGAGGAGCATTTTCAGCATGCTATCACGGCCTCCTTGCAGATTTCTTTGAAGCATGTCGATTTGGTCTTCAGAGCGCTCCCACCAGTCGGTCATCTTTCGGGTGCATGTCTGTAATTCTTGTGCACTCAATGCTGATCTCGAAGGAGCTTCTTCAGCAAGTCCGTATGAGCCGGGTAGCTTTGGATCCCATGATCGCCAGTCTTCCCAACCTTCTCGACTTCCCCAAATCTCCAGCTCACGAACATGCCACCTCTCGATTTCCGCCGTGGGGCCATCTCTCAGTAGATGAAGTACCGTTTCAGGGGATAGGTCCGAGGTAATTCTGTACTTGTTGTAGGCATCGTGGTGCTGTTTCAGAGCGGGTTGACACTGCCTATGCAAAGCAGAGCAGGTGAGAGCAAGGGTAAAGATTGTGGAGGGACAGTTGGTGTGGTCGACGATTTGGAAGATGAGTTCAGGTGAGAGACTCAGCAGCGATGCCGACTCCATCATCCTGGGCGTAGACCTTCTTGTCGAGTTTCTTTCAGATTGTTGGTTTCATGTAGATGATCTAGTGAAAGATTAGATTCATAAGTCCTAAGATAAAAAACAAATAGCTTAAGAAGTCTGGCCcaagtagcataagctggCCGGCTAATTTCGTGTCTTATGCTTCTGGCATCACGAAGATAATATCTTCGATTTTCTGAAAGGGAATATTCTGATTACTTACCTTGGTGTATGTTTTGGTGTTGTGCTGTTGCGGGTGTGTATCGAAGGTTGAGCTGCTGGCAGTGGATATGGTACGTAAAAATATTTTGTAGGTATCTTAGGTAACCAGCACCAGATTGTGTGTAACCCAGAGGGATGCCTGAAAATTAACTGCCAAATGGAAAACGGAAAGGTGCATTCGTTCAGGGACCTACCAACACACACAATCGTTTTATTGACGGGTTGCGGGCCTATAATAGGTAGTccagtgggtagcagaagagACGGCATCTAAGCCTTGTGGAACAAAGACCAACATCCTAAGAAGGCTGATGTAAATTGTATATGGCggtctactaatttcgtctctcatgTTTCCGGCGGCGAATTGTTCTGATACCTGAGGGTACTGCAGCAGGTAAGAAACTTGGTGCCTTGGGTGACGTGAATTGACAATTGAGCAAACACAATTCACAAGCACAGCGTACCGGGATGTTGAGTTATAGTGAATTGTTTAATTGTCAGCTGGGTATACATATGTAATCTATAAGATTTGGAAAAGTGCATCAGGCACCGGATATCATTCAACAAAAATTGGTACAAATAGATCAACGCTTCATCCATCAATCGTAGCAACGGCGGATCTTTCTTCAGATCATCCCTAATCAAGCAGCAATCATGAAGCCAGCGACACCTgcagcggcggcagcagcCAACTTGCTAATACCACGAGCGATACCGGCGTCGTTGACGGTAGTGGGCAGAGCGGCGGGAGTATAGTTGGGGAGTGCAGTGTTCATATCGACAGTCTTTGTAGTGCTAGCAGCAGTGAAAACGACAGTGCCGAGGCCAGAGCATTCTGAGTCGCCAAGCTCCTTGTTGAGCTCATCAAGGTCATCCTGGCTGGCGCACTTCTCGACGAACTTGACCAAACCGTCGCTGTTGTCCTCCCACCACTCGGCCAAGGCAGTGTAGTAGCTCATCAAGTCAGACGAGACAGAAGCAGGGACCTCCAGAGTGCAGGATTCGCTTTGGGCCTCAGCAGTTTGGACATAGTTTCTGAGACTGCCTGTTGGGGTGGGAAAGACTCGTAgcatggaagaagctgagctTTGGCATTCATCATCCGAGTCGCGAGCAAAGAGAGCATTGATGCTGCGCTTGTTGGGGGTGAAGTTGGGGACTTGGTTGGTGACGTGAAGAGTCTGGAAGATGTGGACGACGTCGACGTGCTTGACATCACGAGTAGAGACGCTTGCAGCAGCTGCAGCGGTAGCGCCGAGGATAGTGAGGTACTTGGTCTGCATGTTTGCAAATGGATTGTAGTGAATAAGCTTGTGTATGAAGTTGTGGTGTTTCTGAGAAGCAATGATAGTATGGTAATGACGAGAACGTGAAGGAAACCCAACGCCTACTTATACAATGTGAAACCCGGTGCTTGCTATATCGAGATCGACAAAAACATAACAGAGTCACACCGTGGAGTGCATTCCTTCTGGACTCTGCGACTGCCTATCAACCCACTCTAAAGCATTGTCGAACAGCTCAGTTGTTGGTTAACACGAGGGAAATGAGACTGTGTGAGGCACAGCAACACGAAAAAGCCTAACGAGGTAAGTGATGGAGATCGTATCCCTGCAGGAACAAATCCTAACAAGGCTGAGCGGAGGTGGAAACGGAACGAAGGATGAGTCTAATTGCCAAACTGGGGGTCTTGGGTATCCACTGCATAGCCTTAATCTCACCGATGTTTAGCTTTATTGGATCTAATGGATTTACATAGGAAATACGGATATGGTTTTGTCAGTTTTCAAGCGCCGCATTGCAAGATGGAAGGAAAATGGAAGCTTTTCGGGCTGTCTAATCGGTAGTAGGCGTACGGAGTACTTTACAGTGCAGTACAGTGTGTGGCTAGCCGTCTGGTAAGACTCAAGTGACAACTGTCGAGTGGGCCCATTGGCCTAAGATGACCTAAAATGCCCGGGACCTACAGCTCAGCTGAGTCTCATCCCTGTCATAAATATTCACAATCACTTCATCGccaagataagataagacaGATTGTTGCCTTGTAATGCAAATCTATTCATTTATGATCGACTTTATGACTTCATTCCACCCCAGGCTATGACTTCATGTAGATGGCGCAGTTCAGCCAAGGTTTGATAACCTGGATATTACACGATTAACGGCAAATTAACCATCAAACTACATAATCTGATGTTGGTAAATGTCCGCAGATCCATCCTCACAAGCGTTGGCAGTGACAATCATAGCGGTACGAACTGCCTATTCGAGAATTCACTGCGAATGCATAATATTGAAACAACACACGGAACAATGGTATTGCCAGTCACCGACCATAGTCTATTTTAACCTGTTCTTTTCATGGGTGACATTACTGTTTAATTCCTCTGTTACCTAAATAGGTCCCAATTTTGGGATGTGAACAAACTAGTCATGGATGATAACATGCCTGTATCTTCAACCTTTACTCAATGAATTGACATTCAGTAAGCAGTCTCATAATAGCAAAGCAACTTAGGAAGTAGTCTCAAGTCAAGCACCGGGGAAAACATAGGAAATATAGCCATCATATACACATACGCTAACCCCTCCACTCACTTGTCGACCTGACGACTTGAAAATATACACTTTCACAAAGTGTTTCATAGAGGAATATCATGACATTTATGATAGGCTACAGaggaatatattatatataacggTATATTTCTGGTGAGAAAAGCTTGGAGTGGTGTGACAGAACAAAAGATGGCCATGTAATAGAACTTAGCAACTCgtaattttatatatctcGACACACGCAGACATAAGGATCAATGAACAATCAACAGAAGAGCTTACTATAGACTCTCTAAGATCTGATCCATATtgaattaaataataaataatggCTAGAGGTCTATTGTgttgaattttattatattaaaagctatagcgttaattataagctttttcctttcctcctTAGAACCTTCTTtagtcttttaactttataagattcttaatataataaattctaatttaataaactttttataaaataatattatctttattaaatactttataaattattaataatttatttttcttattaaagattattttaaagattattttaaagattaaaaagtaattttatttaaagtattatatctcttaatatattaaagctatattttttttaaattttataaaaagcttttaaagcttttttctttttatataataaaaatttaaactttaatttattaatttaataattaattatataattaaaagccttataattaaaaaaaataaaaataataatttaataattatatatattaataatattttaattttaaatattaataaaaataatatattaaaaattataaaaaatattaaacctttttaattaattttttttaaaaataaaattaattataaagattaaattcttataacgtgcttgataagcgagtgagtcagataagcgagtgggtcaaaaatcttaaccctctttattatctagatgataaaattgcttcaattcattcaattgactataactactcactatactcatctccagaggcctgaatatcctcttgacatgttcttgcgttatgcccggtcttgccgcatacaccacaacgccgaacacccggtccaaccgaccttcctcgaccaccacttcttgatgattctgccactacctgcgtattcacatctatctgatcaattgattgtaatgcttcctgtacagtcatcgctcctcctttctgtagtcttgttctttttgccctccg includes:
- a CDS encoding hypothetical protein (SECRETED:SignalP(1-17)~TransMembrane:1 (n4-12c17/18o209-231i)), encoding MVRLLPFLLASLPLALSADFESVTISSNLDNIGHTCISKCLYYTVLSDMGRAMGCDDPYDNNCYCATASASASQADRFMSKCATSLCSAGDRARDLTSMQSYYASYCMGAGFTQPGATDWYNPAEATEEASEPATAESSGGGSDARPSRTADSGIDATSTRMTVVTQTAEDGAVRTQVIVEATSTYWVDKDGSPASAKNDDDGGSAIKIGVGVAVPVVALIAAAIFACWFIRRRRQRRAQLSHRTEPLTSLTTGGGPTVVAASPSTPERRDTLPRKPVGASTISSVSSLSKTNELSGTGVQRELAGREVHPFPDMTPSPPIQVAGQHEMTGEGWRPNLEMDGRDARVEMSGVARPPELPGYTNAANAYTPHESIQRWELPDNSRQR